In Paraflavitalea devenefica, the following are encoded in one genomic region:
- a CDS encoding N-acetylmuramoyl-L-alanine amidase, translating to MHAFARIIPAICIILSLTAAVHSCAHNPYAATNRTYKKQSKTLSKSLRPLPPPMTLDSIVSPSYAVGTVNFDLRKPNFVIIHHTAQKSCEQTLRTFTLQRTKVSAHYVICEDGTVHHMLNDYLRAWQAGVSKWGNNTDINSSSIGIELDNDGYETFAEPQIVSLIKLLDTLKRKYSIPTANFIGHGDIAPKRKNDPNVFFPWQRLSQRGFGQWYDDTTNIIIPPSFDHLTALRLVGYDLADTTAAIRAFKRHFLQDTLGRVLDAPDDKILYQLMKKYQ from the coding sequence ATGCACGCTTTCGCCCGAATAATACCGGCCATCTGTATAATATTGTCACTTACAGCCGCCGTGCACAGTTGTGCCCACAACCCCTACGCAGCTACCAACAGGACTTATAAAAAGCAATCCAAAACACTGTCCAAAAGCCTGCGGCCCCTGCCGCCGCCCATGACATTGGATTCGATTGTGTCGCCGTCTTATGCCGTAGGTACTGTCAACTTTGATCTGCGCAAGCCCAACTTTGTGATCATTCACCACACTGCCCAGAAATCCTGTGAGCAAACGCTTAGGACCTTTACGCTGCAACGTACTAAGGTAAGCGCTCACTATGTGATCTGTGAAGATGGGACCGTGCACCACATGCTCAATGATTACCTGCGCGCCTGGCAGGCCGGTGTGAGCAAATGGGGTAATAATACAGACATTAATTCGTCCTCAATAGGTATTGAGTTGGATAATGATGGGTATGAAACGTTTGCCGAGCCGCAGATCGTAAGCCTGATCAAACTCCTGGATACACTGAAGCGGAAATACAGCATTCCAACGGCCAACTTTATCGGGCATGGTGACATAGCGCCTAAACGTAAGAATGATCCCAATGTATTCTTCCCCTGGCAGCGCCTGTCGCAGCGCGGCTTTGGTCAGTGGTATGACGATACCACCAACATCATTATACCGCCTTCCTTCGATCACCTCACCGCATTGCGGCTGGTGGGATATGACCTGGCTGATACGACAGCCGCTATCCGCGCCTTCAAACGGCATTTTCTGCAGGATACGCTGGGGCGGGTACTTGACGCACCGGATGATAAGATCCTTTACCAGTTAATGAAAAAATATCAATGA